From bacterium:
ACCGGACGCCGCGAGCCAGTAAACCGTCCGACCCAGGAGGAGGGTCACGAGGCCGCAGAACATCGAAGCCTTCAACCAGCGCTGCACCCTCCCGGCCTCCCCCGTCCGAGAAAGACCGTAGACGCCGATGACGACGAGGGGCAGCGCCATCCCGACGGCGACTGCCAGGGCGTCTACCCAGGCGAGACGGTCGAAGAAATGGAAGAGCGCCAGGGCCGGCGTCACGGCGAAGGCGACCGAGGCGCCGATGAGCCTCGTGGGACCCTCGCCCAGGCGCACCGCCAGCGTACGCGCGCCGGCCTCGGCGTCCCCTGGGAGGTCCTCCACGTCCTTGAAAATCTCCCGGGAGAGGTTCACCAGAAAGGCCAGGGCGGCCAGGGGGATGACGCGGTCCAACCCGCCCGCCGCCGTGGCGCCGTAGGCCAGGGCCAATGATGTCATCAGCGCCACCGCCAGGTTCCCGGCGAGACCGGTGTGCTTGAGGCGCATGGCGTAAATGACGGAAAGGAGGATGCAGAAGGGGACGATGATGTACCCCGACGGGGGGCCGAAGAAGGTCAGCCCGATTGCCGCGGCCCAGGCGCAGACGCAGAAAACGACGGCGGAGCGCGGCGAGAGGTGTCCCGCCGGCAGGGGGCGCTCCGGGCGGTTGATCCGATCAATGGCGAGGTCCATCCGGTCGTTGAGGGCGTACCCCCCCGCGGCGACGAGGCTCAGGGCGACCGCGGCGGCAAGCAGCGGGCCGAGGGCTTCCCACCAACCGGATGTCGGGCACGCGCCGGGTGGCAGGGCCAGGGCGGTGCCGAAAACGACGGCGGCGAACACGAGCAGCATGTTGGTCGGCCGCGCCAGTTCCACGAAGGCCCTGAATTTCGTCACCACCAAAAACACCGCCTAGAGAAGGTGCCTCATTTTCAAAACCAGTCCCGGGGCGTTTTTCAGGGCGTAGCC
This genomic window contains:
- a CDS encoding geranylgeranylglycerol-phosphate geranylgeranyltransferase, whose protein sequence is MTKFRAFVELARPTNMLLVFAAVVFGTALALPPGACPTSGWWEALGPLLAAAVALSLVAAGGYALNDRMDLAIDRINRPERPLPAGHLSPRSAVVFCVCAWAAAIGLTFFGPPSGYIIVPFCILLSVIYAMRLKHTGLAGNLAVALMTSLALAYGATAAGGLDRVIPLAALAFLVNLSREIFKDVEDLPGDAEAGARTLAVRLGEGPTRLIGASVAFAVTPALALFHFFDRLAWVDALAVAVGMALPLVVIGVYGLSRTGEAGRVQRWLKASMFCGLVTLLLGRTVYWLAASGRLG